In Octopus bimaculoides isolate UCB-OBI-ISO-001 chromosome 14, ASM119413v2, whole genome shotgun sequence, the following are encoded in one genomic region:
- the LOC106884032 gene encoding gastrula zinc finger protein XlCGF26.1, with protein sequence MYPVQTMYTMGNQFNFEIYGPTSLYSTLTSKESPSNGKCQQKSAIGIPCGSSGTSSVTNSTKKPYKCDICRKGFSRQVNLSNHEAIPADDKHFYCQYCKKAFSQRAHLRTHEFTHMAEKPFSCTFCNKTFAQRTNFDNHRRIHTGERPYHCSFCEKSFSQRTNLDNHERTHTGVKPYVCSVCKKCFSQITNLKYHERIHTGVKPYNCAFCEKSFTQQTELKNHERTHTGEKPFHCTFCDKSFTQRTNLINHRRIHTGEKPFQCGFCDKSFAQRTNLDNHKRTHTGEKPFHCSFCEKSFAQRTNLDNHRRTHTGEKPFNCNYCGKGFAQRTNLDNHRRIHTGEQPLSCNFCGKTFAQKTNLDNHHRTHTGEKPFTCEVCGKSFSQRAILDNHRKIHKVKLLQSCKSFDQRNESEIEAARIEVNNRTSNEEGKCNQSGSNQQQNTSGMQSFNTADIARRKSAFPQRLDAKSYNQHNPVVSNNSESFLRDSQLTQSIPSHRMQSTSLSTSWMNSQFLHQMPQTWENNYGWSRGFSMTSLWNSSWTNTPSTLSCAMRQNKPGIEMELHQRT encoded by the coding sequence ATGTATCCTGTACAAACCATGTATACAATGGGAAATCAGTTTAACTTTGAAATTTATGGTCCAACATCCCTTTATTCAACTTTAACTTCAAAAGAAAGCCCATCCAATGGGAAGTGCCAACAGAAGAGTGCTATAGGTATACCCTGTGGTTCATCGGGGACTTCCTCAGTTACGAATAGCACTAAAAAACCTTACAAGTGTGACATCTGTAGAAAGGGATTTTCAAGACAGGTCAATTTGTCCAATCATGAGGCAATACCTGCTGACGATAAGCATTTCTATTGCCAATATTGCAAAAAAGCATTTTCACAACGAGCACATTTACGCACTCATGAATTTACCCATATGGCTGAGAAACCTTTTAGCTGTACTTTTTGCAATAAAACTTTTGCTCAGAGGACAAATTTTGATAACCACCGaagaatacacactggagaaagaCCATACCATTGCTCTTTTTGTGAAAAATCCTTTAGTCAACGTACCAATTTGGACAACCACGAACGAACTCACACAGGAGTAAAACCATATGTTTGCTCAGTgtgtaaaaaatgtttttctcagATCACAAACTTGAAATATCATGAAAGGATTCATACAGGAGTAAAACCATATAATTGTGCCTTCTGTGAAAAGTCGTTCACTCAACAAACAGAACTTAAAAACCATGAACggacacatacaggagaaaaaccttttcattgtacattttgtGATAAATCTTTTACCCAGAGAACAAACTTAATTAATCATAGGCGTATacacactggggaaaaaccatttCAATGTGGCTTTTGTGATAAATCTTTTGCTCAGCGCACAAATTTGGATAACCATaagcgtacacatacaggagaaaaaccattccattGTTCCTTCTGTGAAAAATCATTTGCTCAACGAACAAATCTGGATAATCACCGAAGAACACACACTGGGGAAAAGCCATTCAATTGCAATTATTGTGGAAAAGGTTTTGCACAGCGTACAAACCTTGACAACCACAGAAGAATACATACCGGGGAACAACCCTTAAGCTGTAACTTTTGTGGAAAAACATTTGCCCAGAAAACAAACTTGGACAACCATCATAGAacacacacaggagaaaaaccatttacTTGCGAAGTGTGTGGAAAATCTTTTTCCCAGCGTGCCATCTTAGATAACCACAGAAAAATTCATAAAGTCAAATTACTTCAGTCATGTAAGTCATTTGACCAGAGAAATGAGAGTGAAATAGAAGCTGCTAGAATAGAGGTTAACAACAGGACATCAAATGAAGAGGGTAAATGCAATCAGTCAGGAAGTAACCAACAGCAAAATACATCTGGAATGCAGTCATTCAATACAGCTGATATTGCTCGCCGAAAATCAGCATTTCCTCAGCGATTAGATGCAAAGAGCTATAACCAACACAATCCTGTAGTATCAAATAACAGTGAATCTTTTTTAAGGGATTCTCAGCTAACACAATCTATACCAAGCCACCGTATGCAGTCCACTTCATTATCAACCAGCTGGATGAATTCTCAGTTTCTGCACCAAATGCCACAGACATGGGAAAATAATTATGGCTGGTCCAGAGGTTTTTCCATGACTTCTTTGTGGAACTCAAGTTGGACAAATACACCAAGTACACTCTCTTGTGCAATGAGACAAAACAAACCAGGAATTGAAATGGAGTTACACCAGAGAACTTGA